The genome window GTCGGTAAGGGGGCGGAAGGCCTTGATTGCGGGAATCGTGGAGAGGATCTCCGAGTAGTCCCAAGGTTCCTTGACCTGAGAAGCTGGTTTCACCCGGGCCAGGTAAGCATCGTGGAGCACCCGGTGGTCCTCCGGGCGGATGTAGGCGTTGCGGGCGAAGAAGTCGGAGAAGCGGTACCCCTCGAGGGCCTTCGCCACCGCGTCGGCATCATCGGTGCCGGCGCGGCGTACGGCCTCGAGGTATTGCCAGGCCGCCGAGTAGTTGCCCGCATGAGCAAAAGTAGGCCGGGTCTTGGTGCGCTGGAAGAAGCGGTCAGCCCAGGCGCGGGATTTGGCGTCCAGGTTCCAGTACCAAGCGGTGGTGTAGACCACTCCGGCGTAGGCATCCGGCCCCAGGGCGTGGATATCGGTATCGAAGAGCAGCCCGATGGCCAGCTGAATGCCCTGCTTTTTGAGGCCGAACTCGTTGTACTGCTTAACCAGGTTGACCAAGTCCTGCCCCGCCTGCATAGCCCCTAGCACCTGAGGTTTGCTCGAGGCTGCCTTGAGCAAAAAGCTGGAGAAGTCGTCGTTGGGGAAGGGGGTGGGGTCGCTTTGCAGCACCTTGCCGCCGTTGCGCTCGATGGCCCGGCGGAAGGATTTCTCCATGTCCTGCCCGAAGGCATAGTTGGGGTAGACGATATACCAGCTCTTGCCCCCGCTGTTGGTCACCGCAACCCCGGTGCCGTTGGCCAGCATGTAGGTGTCGTAGGCATAGTGGAAGGTGTACTTGTTGCACTGTGCGCCGGTGAGCTCGGTGGTGGCCGCGGTGATATTGATGTACAGCCGTTTTTTCTGCTTGGCGACCCCGGCTACGGCCAGCGCTGCGGAAGAGGTGGGCACGTCCAAGATTACGTCGGCCCCCTGGCGGTCATAGAATTCCTGGGCCTTGGCGTTGGCCAGATCCGGCTTGTTCTGGTGGTCGGCGCTTACTACCTCGATGGGTCCCCCCAAGGCGTTCTTGCCGTACTTGGCCTCGAAATCCTCCACGGCCATTTTTACTGCTTCGACCGAGTTTTTGCCGGATAGATCGGCGTAGACGCCGGACTGGTCGTTGAGCACGGCCAGCACGATCTTGTTGTCGCTGAGCTTGGCACGCTGTTGGGAAAAGGAGGCCCCCAGGGCCAGAATCCCTACCAAAGCCATGATCGCATAACCCACTCGCCTCATCGTCTACCTCCTAGATACCCAAGTGCTGCAAGAGTTCTCGCTCTTTGAGCGCTATTTGGCTATTGTCCAAAACCTCCACTACCTGTCCTTGGGCGAGCAGGTAGTGCCGGTCAGCCACCTGAGAGGCAAAGCGCAGGTTCTGCTCTACCAGCAGGATGGAGATCCCG of Meiothermus sp. Pnk-1 contains these proteins:
- a CDS encoding ABC transporter substrate-binding protein encodes the protein MRRVGYAIMALVGILALGASFSQQRAKLSDNKIVLAVLNDQSGVYADLSGKNSVEAVKMAVEDFEAKYGKNALGGPIEVVSADHQNKPDLANAKAQEFYDRQGADVILDVPTSSAALAVAGVAKQKKRLYINITAATTELTGAQCNKYTFHYAYDTYMLANGTGVAVTNSGGKSWYIVYPNYAFGQDMEKSFRRAIERNGGKVLQSDPTPFPNDDFSSFLLKAASSKPQVLGAMQAGQDLVNLVKQYNEFGLKKQGIQLAIGLLFDTDIHALGPDAYAGVVYTTAWYWNLDAKSRAWADRFFQRTKTRPTFAHAGNYSAAWQYLEAVRRAGTDDADAVAKALEGYRFSDFFARNAYIRPEDHRVLHDAYLARVKPASQVKEPWDYSEILSTIPAIKAFRPLTDSPCKHDW